A region from the Methanolacinia paynteri genome encodes:
- a CDS encoding 23S rRNA (pseudouridine(1915)-N(3))-methyltransferase RlmH yields MPLTVLITGSGKVKEPFLRDGIQEYKKRLSGYVKISLEEVPDESIPQNMSAQVKNKILDTEGENILKKIKDDDIVVLLDLKGDLWNSERLAGILKNAELSTSSRLVFVIGGTLGVSEKLIERANYRWCLSPLTFPHQMVRLIVLEQLFRACKINR; encoded by the coding sequence ATGCCACTGACTGTTTTGATTACCGGTTCAGGAAAGGTGAAAGAACCTTTTCTTCGTGACGGGATACAGGAATACAAAAAAAGACTCTCTGGCTATGTAAAGATTTCACTGGAAGAGGTGCCCGACGAAAGTATCCCGCAGAATATGTCGGCACAAGTAAAAAACAAGATTCTGGATACCGAAGGGGAGAATATTTTAAAAAAAATTAAAGACGACGATATCGTCGTCCTTCTCGACCTTAAAGGCGACCTCTGGAATTCGGAGAGGCTTGCAGGAATTCTTAAAAATGCAGAACTCTCGACCTCCAGCCGGCTGGTATTCGTAATCGGAGGCACCCTAGGAGTTTCTGAAAAACTCATAGAAAGAGCAAACTACCGCTGGTGCCTCTCCCCGCTCACATTTCCCCACCAGATGGTTAGGCTGATTGTCCTCGAACAGCTCTTCAGGGCATGCAAGATCAACAGGG
- a CDS encoding DUF4013 domain-containing protein, with protein sequence MGIGDMLGDSFEFTKEAFIGKWVRWIVLIICSIIFPLIMGYSLEVMRGKKPAPEPGNWVKTLIDGILYFIINFVYMIPVWILAFIFILPAVMMGFSGNVTGAIAVGGIGLLITVIVAIILTLIAVIAVVRFAREEKFGEAFNFHEIFAKIKSIGWLNLFIKLLVVEIIIGIIAMILMMIPYIGPILILIVAPAFTVFMARYICLIYDSA encoded by the coding sequence TTGGGTATAGGAGATATGTTAGGAGACTCTTTTGAGTTTACAAAAGAAGCTTTTATCGGAAAATGGGTCAGATGGATTGTCCTGATCATATGCAGTATCATATTCCCGCTGATTATGGGATATTCACTGGAAGTAATGCGTGGCAAAAAACCGGCACCCGAACCTGGGAACTGGGTAAAGACCCTTATTGACGGAATTTTGTATTTCATCATCAACTTTGTCTACATGATTCCTGTCTGGATTCTTGCATTCATCTTCATCCTTCCGGCTGTAATGATGGGATTCTCGGGCAATGTTACAGGAGCGATTGCGGTCGGCGGAATCGGACTTTTGATAACCGTGATCGTTGCAATCATTCTCACCCTTATTGCCGTGATTGCAGTTGTCAGGTTTGCAAGAGAGGAGAAGTTCGGAGAGGCATTTAATTTCCACGAAATTTTTGCAAAGATCAAGAGCATCGGCTGGCTTAACCTCTTCATTAAGCTGCTTGTTGTGGAGATTATTATCGGAATAATCGCTATGATTCTGATGATGATCCCTTACATAGGCCCGATATTGATCTTAATCGTGGCACCCGCATTCACCGTATTTATGGCAAGGTACATCTGCCTGATCTACGACAGTGCATAA
- a CDS encoding methylated-DNA--[protein]-cysteine S-methyltransferase — translation MVMRKGACRFGYWWVHVEWSGDTIYRIQFSRKGDESYIPPPIRQFVKGKSMQIAGLKSIALSDGHPYREIYESVREIPYGEVRTYSEIGAETGFHARTIGVAMRRNPTPLIIPCHRVVAKNGIGGFTPEIDIKKALLEMEKKNSTTPITKKDKNKLEEL, via the coding sequence ATGGTAATGAGAAAGGGGGCCTGCCGTTTCGGGTACTGGTGGGTTCACGTCGAATGGAGCGGCGATACGATTTACAGGATCCAGTTCTCACGTAAAGGCGATGAGAGCTACATACCCCCACCGATCAGGCAGTTTGTCAAAGGAAAAAGCATGCAAATCGCCGGCCTGAAATCGATCGCATTATCCGACGGCCACCCGTATAGGGAGATCTACGAATCAGTGAGAGAGATACCATATGGTGAAGTGAGAACCTACTCTGAGATCGGCGCCGAGACAGGTTTTCATGCCAGAACGATCGGTGTCGCCATGAGAAGAAACCCGACACCGCTGATCATTCCATGCCACAGAGTTGTTGCAAAAAACGGGATCGGCGGCTTTACACCGGAGATCGATATAAAGAAGGCGCTGCTTGAGATGGAAAAGAAAAACAGCACTACTCCTATTACCAAAAAAGACAAAAATAAACTGGAAGAATTATGA
- the mobA gene encoding molybdenum cofactor guanylyltransferase — protein sequence MRSAIILAGGEAKRAGGREKYRFRYDGVQFIQRLINSLSGITDEIIVVARDEDHCSSFKDLQDISGVVVVCDIRKKIGPLGGMHAGIQVCNGELIFVTACDMPCIHSEVVTRLFDSINGHDAVIPRWNEEMIEPLHAVYRKSALTEYLVEHKSLSIRSLIRSIDAVYVDVESFRDVDPDLETFMNINSLEELERINGTPDK from the coding sequence TTGAGAAGCGCAATTATTCTTGCAGGAGGTGAGGCAAAACGGGCTGGGGGCCGGGAGAAGTACAGGTTCAGGTATGACGGGGTGCAGTTCATCCAGAGGCTTATCAACTCCCTGTCCGGGATCACCGACGAGATAATTGTAGTTGCACGCGACGAAGATCACTGCAGCAGTTTTAAGGACCTGCAGGATATTTCAGGTGTCGTCGTTGTCTGTGACATCAGAAAAAAGATCGGACCTCTCGGAGGGATGCATGCGGGAATACAAGTCTGCAACGGAGAACTGATATTCGTAACAGCGTGCGACATGCCCTGCATCCATTCTGAAGTCGTAACAAGACTCTTTGATTCAATAAACGGCCATGATGCAGTAATTCCAAGATGGAACGAAGAGATGATCGAACCGCTCCATGCGGTTTACCGGAAATCGGCCCTGACTGAATACCTTGTTGAACATAAATCTCTCTCCATAAGATCCCTTATTCGAAGTATTGACGCAGTATATGTTGATGTCGAATCTTTCAGGGATGTCGACCCGGATCTCGAGACATTCATGAATATCAACTCCCTGGAAGAACTCGAGAGGATCAACGGAACGCCGGATAAATAG
- a CDS encoding ATP-dependent DNA helicase, with translation MEGLKDWFPYESFRPYQEEMLNTAGLCAEEGRICLIDAPTGSGKSSVVSALLAKANGKKIIIAVRTISQLNIFLRELELIKKKQSRLKVAYLVGKRNMCPMGIDGDVYRMCEGLKAFSSSLMRDRAHKGSLMPAGDPVIKNQLKRQDRDHPLLCPYFIRSRVFIENDGLKMTPSNLLRTKAEQVSKSLVPPEKIHEMCGELCPYEVMLQGARDADVILMNFHHLFSETIREQMYQSLNIEPSQTILLIDEAHNCGDTIQSIQSVSINERTVELSQNELAHMRGRIGGVESIAAMLPQVTAFMESLKRSTKAEDWFDPVMFSKFLLRGSIYNRLDDIVDDLLRIYEAIREKKFQEGDFREIPTERIMEFFLRILQAGTDPAYLSIYRKDEDVISLRVQNIDPSSTLRDIAGLHASIIMISGTLSPVESFRKLYFRDADATTLSLPNAFPKKNRMVFCAGDITSAYSMRKDPDNHERILGYIRSFAGLKGNLAVYFPSYELLNIYSEDLPSKFNKKEVFIESQDTGTAAEDLKKFLSLPNSGKSGIIFGVCGGKWSEGLDYRGELLNGALVIGLPLAPYNEVRRMIIQYFKNRFGEEGEFISYTLPAINKALQALGRVLRTPEDRGILVLGESRFLDKKIRKGLPEWMQEELIECNLSSFTKDIERW, from the coding sequence ATGGAAGGTCTGAAAGACTGGTTTCCTTACGAATCCTTTCGCCCGTACCAGGAAGAGATGCTGAATACGGCAGGGCTCTGCGCCGAAGAGGGCCGGATCTGCTTAATCGACGCACCGACAGGAAGCGGGAAATCGAGTGTGGTCTCCGCACTACTCGCAAAAGCCAACGGGAAAAAGATAATAATAGCCGTGAGGACGATCAGTCAGCTCAATATTTTTCTGCGCGAACTGGAACTCATCAAAAAGAAGCAAAGCCGCCTGAAGGTTGCATATCTTGTCGGGAAGAGAAACATGTGCCCGATGGGAATCGACGGGGACGTCTACAGGATGTGCGAGGGCCTGAAGGCATTCTCATCGTCGCTGATGCGCGACCGTGCACATAAGGGCTCCCTGATGCCGGCCGGCGATCCGGTGATTAAGAACCAGCTCAAGAGACAGGATCGCGATCATCCCCTCCTGTGCCCGTATTTCATCAGGTCAAGGGTATTTATCGAGAACGACGGGCTGAAGATGACCCCTTCGAATCTCCTGAGAACAAAGGCAGAGCAGGTATCAAAGTCGCTCGTCCCTCCTGAAAAGATTCATGAGATGTGCGGAGAGTTATGCCCGTATGAGGTTATGCTCCAGGGTGCGAGGGATGCGGACGTCATACTGATGAACTTCCACCATCTCTTCAGCGAAACGATAAGGGAACAGATGTACCAGTCGCTGAACATAGAGCCGTCTCAGACAATTCTGCTGATAGACGAGGCTCACAACTGCGGAGACACCATCCAGAGCATCCAGAGTGTCAGCATCAATGAAAGAACGGTCGAACTTTCGCAGAACGAACTGGCCCACATGAGAGGAAGGATCGGGGGAGTCGAATCGATCGCCGCAATGCTCCCGCAGGTGACCGCATTCATGGAGAGCCTGAAGAGATCGACGAAGGCGGAGGACTGGTTCGATCCTGTAATGTTCTCGAAGTTCCTTCTCAGGGGATCGATCTACAACAGGCTCGATGATATCGTCGATGACCTCCTGAGAATCTACGAGGCAATCCGGGAGAAGAAGTTCCAGGAAGGAGATTTCAGGGAGATTCCGACAGAAAGAATCATGGAGTTCTTCCTACGGATACTCCAGGCAGGAACCGATCCGGCCTACCTTTCCATCTACAGAAAAGACGAAGACGTAATCTCGCTGAGGGTTCAGAACATCGATCCGTCTTCGACATTAAGAGATATCGCCGGCCTCCATGCATCGATAATAATGATAAGCGGAACATTGTCGCCTGTCGAGAGCTTCAGGAAACTGTACTTCAGGGATGCGGATGCGACCACTCTTTCTCTTCCGAACGCATTTCCGAAGAAGAACCGGATGGTCTTCTGCGCAGGCGATATTACATCGGCATACAGCATGAGAAAAGACCCGGATAACCACGAACGGATTCTTGGTTACATCAGGTCTTTTGCCGGCCTCAAAGGAAACCTCGCCGTATATTTCCCGTCATATGAGCTCCTGAATATCTACTCGGAAGACCTTCCCTCGAAATTCAATAAAAAAGAGGTGTTCATCGAATCGCAGGATACCGGCACTGCAGCAGAAGACCTGAAGAAATTCCTCTCACTCCCCAACTCCGGCAAATCGGGAATTATCTTCGGGGTATGCGGGGGAAAATGGAGCGAAGGCCTGGACTACAGGGGCGAACTTTTAAACGGCGCACTTGTTATCGGCCTTCCGCTTGCACCATACAATGAAGTCAGGAGGATGATCATCCAGTACTTCAAAAACAGGTTCGGGGAAGAAGGAGAGTTCATATCATATACGCTGCCGGCGATAAACAAGGCCCTTCAGGCACTGGGCAGGGTTCTAAGGACTCCTGAAGACAGAGGCATTCTTGTCCTCGGTGAATCGAGATTTCTCGATAAGAAGATCAGGAAAGGCCTTCCCGAATGGATGCAGGAAGAGCTTATCGAGTGCAACCTCTCATCATTTACAAAGGATATTGAAAGATGGTAA
- a CDS encoding RDD family protein, whose product MPGSGPWHISFAYFFWLYFACQESSSKQTTIGKRAFGLVVTGSEYRRVSFGRAIVLWIVKILYALILYIGFITIGFTRRKQGLHDMVAGKYVWDKSRL is encoded by the coding sequence GTGCCTGGATCGGGGCCTTGGCATATATCTTTTGCATATTTTTTTTGGCTTTATTTTGCATGCCAGGAGAGTTCATCGAAACAGACGACAATCGGAAAACGGGCTTTTGGTCTTGTAGTCACCGGTTCTGAATACCGGAGGGTCTCTTTTGGCAGAGCAATTGTCCTGTGGATTGTCAAAATACTCTATGCACTTATATTGTACATCGGGTTCATTACGATCGGTTTTACCAGGCGCAAACAAGGCCTTCATGATATGGTTGCAGGTAAATATGTCTGGGACAAAAGCCGGCTTTAA
- a CDS encoding methanogenesis marker 7 protein produces MVLVPITYKGGVFRHDIIVDLIDDLGGYVVQKHMIAQEVILQSLVPREDIELIRKTGRPLGGEVIEAPLVGTEIAVVTPSLEIHHLPHTSCDAAEYLRRAGAKTNMIGLARGFGKRIANLNIEERDVINEHDCAVFLLGNFESCIKYKLPALRRGIRVPIILTGGPNTKNLKKLADPPVEGYVGGIGRIGHRTQKQEGEIEFLDRLVEEVSGVLEKRREEIAKDPLSISPARLMAAIDEELGLSETSTHPTPVTVQIAGLRVKIPYDNFSGMIGDIEIENGIKVKDVADLLPSRMRNYIWIRIKPFSDTKIIV; encoded by the coding sequence ATGGTCCTTGTCCCGATCACGTACAAAGGCGGGGTATTCAGGCATGACATCATCGTGGATCTTATCGATGATCTCGGCGGCTATGTAGTCCAGAAGCACATGATTGCACAGGAAGTTATCCTTCAGTCCCTCGTTCCCAGGGAAGACATCGAGCTTATACGAAAAACAGGACGCCCCCTCGGAGGAGAAGTAATCGAAGCGCCTCTTGTAGGAACAGAGATTGCAGTCGTAACCCCAAGCCTTGAAATCCATCATCTCCCGCATACTTCGTGCGACGCCGCGGAATACCTGAGACGGGCAGGTGCCAAGACGAATATGATCGGTCTTGCACGCGGATTCGGCAAGAGAATCGCCAACCTGAATATAGAAGAAAGGGATGTTATCAACGAGCATGACTGTGCGGTATTTTTGCTTGGAAATTTTGAATCCTGTATCAAGTACAAACTTCCCGCACTCAGGAGAGGAATCAGGGTTCCGATAATTCTTACAGGCGGACCGAATACAAAGAACCTGAAGAAACTTGCAGACCCGCCTGTAGAAGGATATGTGGGAGGAATCGGAAGGATCGGCCACAGGACGCAGAAGCAGGAGGGTGAGATTGAATTCCTCGACAGGCTCGTCGAGGAGGTGTCGGGCGTTCTTGAAAAGAGAAGAGAGGAGATAGCAAAGGACCCGTTATCAATCTCGCCTGCGAGGCTGATGGCAGCAATCGACGAGGAACTTGGACTTAGCGAGACTTCAACCCATCCTACTCCGGTGACAGTGCAGATCGCAGGATTGAGAGTAAAGATCCCGTATGACAACTTCTCAGGAATGATCGGAGATATCGAGATCGAGAACGGAATTAAAGTTAAGGATGTTGCAGATCTCCTGCCTTCAAGAATGCGCAATTACATATGGATTCGGATTAAACCTTTTTCCGATACAAAAATAATAGTATGA
- a CDS encoding ketopantoate reductase family protein, producing MKIAFLGAGAVGLSVAGMLSRVCDVYAVCRKRHSDAIQSRGLILTGIWGEHNFRFPCGETLPPDEKFDYIFITSKSQDTREICRTNSEAIKNSNVISLQNGIGNEEIISEFTDRVIGGMIITGFEWKGDGEVHVSVQAAPMRLGRFPSGLDDDVNSLADIIQKAGIDVITDENIRGALWGKTLYNCALNPIGAIMQVPYGELLNENAWAVIKNIVHEAFEVCRAEGVTLEWSSPDEYLQYLHDKQIPSTAEHHSSMYQDISAGKKTEIDFINGAVVEKGNLHNIETPVNRTIVNMIKFRESLNK from the coding sequence ATGAAGATTGCATTTTTGGGAGCCGGTGCGGTGGGCCTCTCTGTAGCAGGAATGCTGTCACGCGTATGCGACGTCTATGCAGTCTGCCGTAAAAGGCATTCGGACGCAATACAATCACGGGGGCTGATCCTTACCGGCATCTGGGGAGAGCACAATTTCAGATTCCCATGCGGAGAGACTCTTCCCCCGGACGAAAAATTCGATTATATATTCATTACATCGAAATCGCAGGACACACGTGAGATCTGCCGGACGAACTCTGAAGCTATAAAAAATTCAAACGTTATTAGTCTCCAGAACGGGATCGGGAACGAGGAGATCATCTCGGAGTTCACCGACAGGGTTATCGGCGGGATGATAATTACGGGGTTTGAGTGGAAAGGAGACGGCGAGGTTCATGTCTCGGTTCAGGCCGCACCTATGAGGCTCGGCCGTTTCCCGTCCGGTCTTGATGATGATGTAAACTCTCTTGCAGATATCATCCAAAAAGCCGGAATTGATGTAATCACCGATGAAAACATCAGGGGAGCCCTATGGGGAAAGACCCTTTATAACTGCGCATTAAACCCCATCGGCGCAATTATGCAGGTTCCATACGGCGAACTCCTGAATGAGAATGCATGGGCTGTGATAAAGAATATCGTCCATGAAGCCTTTGAAGTGTGCAGGGCGGAAGGAGTAACCCTCGAATGGTCGTCACCGGATGAATACCTACAGTATCTCCATGATAAGCAGATCCCGTCTACGGCAGAACACCACTCTTCCATGTACCAGGATATTTCAGCCGGAAAGAAGACAGAGATCGATTTCATCAACGGGGCGGTTGTTGAAAAAGGGAATCTCCATAATATCGAAACTCCAGTGAACAGGACGATTGTAAATATGATCAAATTCAGGGAGTCGCTGAACAAATAA
- a CDS encoding carboxymuconolactone decarboxylase family protein — MKELDFENSLKKIAETGKEKSAKELLERVERETGEIPLIYEKMAKKPEVLISHLLYKCAVTETSTLEPKTVELICLAVGAALNCPHCTEYHMRAAKAKGATKDEILEAVLLAGSLAQASVLADAYRVIETDEEGCKGSCELNGFTLRD; from the coding sequence GTGAAAGAATTGGACTTCGAGAATTCACTGAAAAAGATTGCAGAAACAGGGAAAGAAAAATCCGCAAAAGAACTTCTTGAAAGAGTTGAAAGAGAAACCGGCGAGATACCCCTGATATATGAAAAGATGGCCAAGAAGCCGGAAGTTCTTATCTCCCACCTTCTATATAAATGCGCAGTTACCGAGACCAGCACCCTTGAACCCAAGACTGTTGAACTGATATGCCTTGCCGTAGGCGCTGCACTCAACTGTCCTCACTGTACAGAATATCATATGCGGGCAGCAAAAGCAAAAGGAGCGACTAAAGACGAAATTCTGGAAGCTGTACTCCTTGCGGGGTCTCTTGCGCAGGCGTCCGTTCTTGCTGATGCCTACAGGGTTATAGAAACAGACGAGGAAGGGTGCAAGGGTTCATGTGAATTAAACGGTTTTACTTTAAGAGATTAA
- a CDS encoding flavodoxin domain-containing protein: MEKKKKILVVYATRYGSTKEVAEIIGDQLSELGYNVMISGLMEKIDLSDIDAVFIGSPLHLGKWLPEAREFVQSRKNELNRIPVIVFTTGITIAEPNEHNLLKAKFAIDEISQYIIPFESGFFAGRISRHLLNESDLQLVKMAKIQDGDYIDPGRIKDWVIKTCNNLKEEKDKQK, translated from the coding sequence ATGGAAAAGAAGAAGAAAATCCTCGTCGTTTATGCAACAAGATACGGTTCGACAAAAGAAGTCGCCGAAATAATAGGTGATCAGTTATCGGAGCTCGGATACAATGTTATGATATCTGGTTTGATGGAAAAGATCGATCTCTCCGATATAGACGCGGTATTTATCGGAAGCCCTCTTCATCTCGGAAAATGGCTTCCAGAAGCAAGGGAGTTTGTACAGTCAAGGAAGAACGAACTGAACAGGATACCGGTGATTGTCTTCACGACCGGAATCACGATTGCAGAACCGAACGAGCACAACCTTTTGAAGGCAAAATTCGCAATCGATGAGATTTCGCAATACATCATTCCCTTTGAGTCAGGATTCTTTGCAGGGAGAATTTCGCGTCATCTCCTTAATGAAAGCGATCTTCAGCTTGTAAAAATGGCGAAGATACAGGACGGTGACTACATCGACCCCGGAAGAATAAAAGACTGGGTCATTAAGACCTGCAATAATTTAAAAGAAGAAAAAGATAAACAAAAATAA
- a CDS encoding flavodoxin domain-containing protein: protein MNGTEKIIEFLEKNKGEVISSPRSLFGDSDAGEFEITDINREKEYITIKPEGSIELPFEFSLIKKAVDLVLSEGVVSLEAEEDSGGPVVLEKILKEWQLEENQQMLNTKFVPYIADLIVLSGVAAYGWVKTPEGKKIRAIAVKETQKNPKKTAAKDNSGEWDRLTKNGAQRPKVKNGGAYTKEKADVLVTYATRHGSTADIAWSIGNSFSDAGFKAEVKKIQNVDDVRPYKLVVIGTPIYDNNVLPEVVSFADLHRDWLDKRKVALFVVGRTLRNKDDEKILQTEKIIQKITNIVDIVDTGMFAGKVAPENLPVKERLGGIFGEKQAGDFRDWREIGEWSKELRKKIFFSD, encoded by the coding sequence ATGAACGGAACTGAAAAAATAATCGAATTTCTTGAAAAAAACAAAGGAGAGGTGATATCTTCCCCGCGTTCTCTTTTCGGTGACAGTGATGCGGGAGAGTTTGAAATCACCGATATAAACCGTGAGAAAGAGTATATAACGATAAAACCGGAAGGCTCGATCGAACTGCCTTTCGAATTCAGCCTTATTAAAAAGGCGGTTGATCTTGTTCTCTCCGAAGGTGTCGTTTCTCTCGAAGCCGAAGAAGACTCCGGTGGCCCTGTAGTTCTTGAAAAAATCCTTAAAGAATGGCAGCTGGAAGAAAACCAGCAGATGCTCAATACAAAATTCGTCCCGTATATCGCAGACCTCATCGTCCTTTCGGGAGTCGCAGCATACGGTTGGGTAAAAACTCCCGAGGGGAAAAAGATCAGGGCAATCGCGGTCAAAGAGACACAAAAAAATCCAAAGAAAACAGCGGCCAAAGATAATTCCGGGGAATGGGACAGGCTGACAAAAAACGGAGCGCAAAGGCCCAAAGTAAAAAACGGGGGAGCTTATACAAAAGAAAAAGCTGATGTTCTTGTTACATATGCAACAAGACACGGCTCCACCGCCGATATCGCATGGTCCATAGGAAATTCTTTTTCAGATGCCGGATTCAAGGCTGAAGTAAAGAAAATACAGAACGTGGACGATGTCAGACCTTACAAACTCGTCGTCATAGGAACCCCGATCTATGACAACAATGTCCTCCCGGAAGTAGTCAGCTTTGCAGACCTTCACAGGGACTGGCTCGATAAAAGGAAAGTCGCGTTATTCGTTGTCGGGAGAACGCTCAGGAACAAGGACGACGAAAAGATACTCCAAACCGAAAAGATCATCCAGAAGATCACAAACATCGTCGACATCGTAGATACCGGGATGTTCGCCGGGAAAGTGGCGCCGGAAAACCTTCCTGTGAAAGAAAGACTGGGAGGAATATTCGGAGAAAAGCAGGCAGGCGACTTTAGGGACTGGAGAGAGATCGGAGAATGGTCGAAAGAATTAAGGAAAAAGATATTTTTTTCAGATTGA
- the purB gene encoding adenylosuccinate lyase: protein MAIHPIDFRYGTPDMKAVWSEENRFAAIVKSEVALAKAQAKHGMIPTDASEDIAAKAKTASLERAKEIENEINHDMMSIVRAITEVCGDSGRWIHYGATSNDILDTATGIQVKESLFLIEAKLRALLAILLKRADETKNLVCAGRTHGQIGVPTTYGLRFAIWASEVGRHIERLEQLRPRVAVGQMTGAVGTMAAMGDKGYDVMVSMMEYLELFPVDVSNQIIQRDRYAEYFMLLANIATTLDKIGIEIRMMQRSEIGEMEESFGKMQVGSSTMPHKRNPIKSEQVCGLARIVRSFVEPSLLNNTLWDERDLTNSSCERVTFPESSILADHILAVMIKVLDGVKINEANIRRNLNLLHGVNMAESVMIELTKSGMDRQEAHELIRVSSMTAIEMQRPLAGILMENETVAKYLSEERINELLDPENYIGTAVWQVENVIKKLTPLSI, encoded by the coding sequence ATGGCAATACACCCGATAGATTTTCGCTACGGAACTCCGGATATGAAGGCAGTCTGGAGCGAGGAAAACAGGTTTGCCGCTATTGTAAAGTCTGAAGTTGCACTTGCGAAGGCACAGGCAAAACACGGGATGATCCCTACCGATGCATCGGAAGATATAGCGGCAAAGGCAAAAACCGCCTCGCTTGAAAGAGCCAAGGAGATCGAGAACGAGATAAACCATGATATGATGTCGATCGTAAGAGCGATAACCGAGGTGTGCGGGGACTCGGGGAGATGGATACATTACGGTGCGACATCGAACGATATTCTCGATACTGCAACAGGTATTCAGGTAAAGGAAAGTCTGTTCCTGATTGAGGCCAAGCTCAGGGCGCTTCTCGCGATTCTCCTGAAGAGAGCGGACGAGACGAAGAACCTGGTCTGTGCGGGAAGAACCCACGGGCAGATCGGAGTGCCGACGACATACGGCCTGAGATTTGCAATCTGGGCAAGCGAGGTGGGAAGGCATATAGAGAGACTCGAACAGCTCAGGCCGCGTGTTGCAGTAGGACAGATGACCGGAGCGGTCGGGACGATGGCCGCGATGGGAGACAAGGGCTACGATGTCATGGTCTCCATGATGGAATATCTTGAACTCTTTCCGGTCGATGTCTCCAACCAGATAATCCAGAGGGACAGGTACGCCGAGTACTTCATGCTCCTCGCCAATATCGCAACAACCCTCGACAAGATCGGAATCGAGATCCGGATGATGCAGAGATCAGAGATCGGGGAGATGGAGGAGTCCTTCGGCAAGATGCAGGTCGGATCCTCGACAATGCCGCACAAGAGGAACCCGATAAAATCCGAGCAGGTCTGCGGTCTTGCAAGGATCGTTCGTTCTTTCGTCGAGCCGTCTCTTCTGAACAATACACTCTGGGACGAGCGTGATCTGACGAACTCTTCCTGCGAGAGGGTCACGTTCCCCGAGTCGTCGATACTGGCAGACCATATACTCGCGGTTATGATCAAGGTTCTTGATGGTGTAAAGATCAACGAGGCAAACATCAGGCGTAACCTTAACCTTCTCCACGGGGTGAATATGGCCGAGTCGGTTATGATCGAACTTACAAAGTCAGGAATGGACAGGCAGGAGGCTCACGAGCTTATCAGGGTTTCGAGCATGACAGCGATAGAAATGCAGAGGCCGCTTGCCGGAATCCTTATGGAAAACGAGACTGTTGCAAAATACCTGTCTGAAGAAAGAATCAATGAACTCCTGGACCCTGAAAATTATATCGGAACCGCCGTATGGCAGGTTGAAAATGTTATTAAAAAACTGACTCCTCTTTCAATCTGA
- a CDS encoding PspC domain-containing protein: MEKLYRSEKNKILGGVCGGLGPYLDIDPNILRILWILFCFFYGAGILAYIIAWLILPTESEKDVIDAEYTIKE; the protein is encoded by the coding sequence ATGGAAAAGCTGTACAGATCTGAAAAGAACAAAATTCTCGGCGGTGTCTGCGGCGGGCTTGGCCCTTATCTTGATATCGACCCGAATATTCTTCGTATATTGTGGATACTGTTCTGTTTCTTCTACGGAGCAGGTATTCTTGCATATATCATCGCGTGGCTGATACTTCCAACTGAATCGGAGAAGGATGTCATCGATGCCGAGTATACGATAAAGGAATAG